The region ATTTAAAAGATAATCTTACATTTCTAAATGAGATAGTTTATAAAAAAGAACTCGTTTTTCAAAATAATTATATATATAAATTTGTTGATATAGATAAAAATAATTATTTAATTTTTTTAAATAGTTTTGAAAATCTAAATCTAAATGAATTTATTGATTTATACTTATACGAAATTTTAATTGTATCTATATTAACTCTAATTATATCATTGGTTTTATCTTTACTGTTAACTGTTCCTATTTCAAATATAAATGAAAAACTACTGATAGAAAAAGATTCTTTATATAATTCAATCAAAAAGAAAACTCTCGAATTAGATGAGAGTTTAGAGATAATTGATAAGCATATAATGTTTTTAAAGATGAGTAAAAAACATATAATTGAAGATGTTAGTTCATATTTTTGTGAAATTTATGGGTATCAAAAAGAGGAACTTTTAGGTCAACATTATTCTATCCTTTATTCAAAAGATAGATATAAACAAATCAAAAAAGAGGTTTTTGATAAATTACCTGAAACAAAGGAATGGAGAGGTGAAGTTTTAGCTAAGAAAAAAGATGGGGAAGAGTATTGGGTTGAATCATATATAAAAACTGATTATGAAGGAACAAAACTTAAATCATACACAATTATTAGAAAAGATATTAGTGATAATAAAAAAGTTGAGAAACTATATGAAGATTTATATTATCAAATTGAACAATTGAATGTAATATTTCAAAATGTATATAGTGGTATTAGTTTAATAGATTTAGAAGGAAATATCAAAAAATCAAATTTGGCATTTTGTAATATGCTTGGATATAAAAATGATGAAATCACTTCAATAAATATTTTTGATTTAATAAATACTAATAATAAAAATTTATTAGAAAAAATATTAAAAGATTTAAAGGATTTTGGTTCTATATCAGATATGGAATTCATATTTATTACAAAAAACGAAGGTGAAATATATTTAAATCTTTCTTTGAAAATACTTCCAGATAGATCTAATGTAGTAGTTGTTTTTAATTCATTAGAGGATAAAAGAAAGCTTCAAGAGTTAAATCAAAATCTTGAGCAAAGAGTATATGAGGAAGTTAAGAAAAATATTCAAAAAGATAAAGCTCACCAAGAAGAAAGATTAAAAAATGTAAAGCTTACTTCTATTGGAACTTTAGCAGCAGGTATAACTCATGAAATAAATACTCCACTTACATATTTAAAAGGTAATTTTGAAATGTTACAAATGGATATTGATGATGTAGATGATGAGAATTTAAAAAATGAAATGATTGAGAGTTGTACAAAAATTTCAGATGCAATATCAAGAATATCAGTGATTGTTGAATCTATGAGAGAGATGTCCCAAACCTCTTCAGAAATAAAAGAAAAAACAAATGTATTTTCTACTTTGGTTACTTCTTTAACTATGGCATACAATGTTTCTAAACAGATTTCAAGAATATATTTAAATGATAATGAGTTTAAACTTACAAATATAAAAAAAGATGAGATGCAGTTTTTTGCAAAAATTCAAAAACAAAGACTTGAACAAGTATGGATTATTATTATAAATAATGCTTTAGATGAATTAAAAAAGATAGAAAGTTATGAAAATAGAAGATTAGATATAAGAATATATGAAGAAGATGATTTTATTATCACTAAATTTATAGATAATGCAGGTGGAATAAAAAAAGAAATATTAGCCAAAATATTTGAACCTTTTATAAGCTCAAAAGAACACAGTGGAATGGGTATAGGACTTAATATTGCAAAAAAAATAGTTGATGAGCAAGAAGGTATAATGGAAGCATATAATCAAGATGATGGTGCAGTATTTGAAATCAAACTTCAAAAAGCTAAATGATAAAAGAAAGTGAAAACTAATACTAGTCTCGATACAATTTCACAATTTATATTATAGGGTAGATTTTGAGAATAGCATTTATTGGTGATATCGTTGGACGTCCAGGCAGAAAAATTATTAAAGAGAATCTTTTTAAAATAAAAGATCAATATAATATTGATTTTGTAATAGCAAATGGTGAAAATGCAAGTCATGGATTTGGACTTACTGTAAAAAACTGTAATGAGTTATTAAAAGCAGGAATAGATATTATTACAGGTGGAAACCACTCTTTTGATAAAAAACAAGAGATGTTTGCACTTCTTGAAACTGGACAGGTTTTAAGACCAGATAATTACCCTGAAGGGGTACCTGGTTCTGGTATTAAAGTTGTTGAAGTAAATAATGAAAAACTAGCTGTTATAAACCTAATGGGACAATTTGGTATGCCAATGGTTGAAAATCCATTTAATTGGGTAAAAAAGATAATGGAAGATTTAAAACAGCAAAATATTAAAAATATTTTTGTAGATTTTCATGCAGAAGCTACAAGTGAAAAAAGAATTATTTTTATGATGTTAAAAGGTCAAGTTAGTGCAGTTTGTGGAACTCATACTCATATTGGTACTGACGACTTAGAAATCACAGATAATACAGCATACCTTACAGATATTGGTTTAACAGGTTGTAGAGATAATGTGATAGGAATGAATGAAAATGTGCCAATTCAAAAAGTAACTACTGGATTAGGTGGACATTTTGAAGTTCCTAATTCTTGTAAATCAATTTTACAAATGATGCTAATAGATATAGAAGAGGGTAAAGCTATTAACAGTTTTAAACTAAAAAAATATTGCGATAAAGATGAAATAATAAAAACAGATGCAATTATCAACTAAAATCTCTAATAGTTTTGAACTGCTAGCTTTTTTAAAAAATAAAAACCTTTTAGAAAATCATAATGAGTATTGGTGGCCAAATGAAAACTCTTTTGAGATTTTAATTGGTGCAATATTGACTCAAAATACAAAATGGATAAATGTAGAGAGATCACTTTCCAATTTAAAGAAATTAAATCTTCTTTCTTTAGAAGCTTTAATTGATGTTGATTTAGTGTTGCTCATAGAAGCAATAACTCCTAGTGGATTTAAGAATCAAAAATCTCAAAGATTAAAACTTTTAGCAAAAAATATCATTGAT is a window of Halarcobacter sp. DNA encoding:
- a CDS encoding TIGR00282 family metallophosphoesterase — protein: MRIAFIGDIVGRPGRKIIKENLFKIKDQYNIDFVIANGENASHGFGLTVKNCNELLKAGIDIITGGNHSFDKKQEMFALLETGQVLRPDNYPEGVPGSGIKVVEVNNEKLAVINLMGQFGMPMVENPFNWVKKIMEDLKQQNIKNIFVDFHAEATSEKRIIFMMLKGQVSAVCGTHTHIGTDDLEITDNTAYLTDIGLTGCRDNVIGMNENVPIQKVTTGLGGHFEVPNSCKSILQMMLIDIEEGKAINSFKLKKYCDKDEIIKTDAIIN
- a CDS encoding PAS domain-containing sensor histidine kinase; the protein is MKLKFSTKLFFTFLLFGTIILLFLGYFEYKIIEEKVKENSIKTFSSNIDAIKIKIKKIKKENKNIINSIERLNSIENMSNSKLLDYLKTIIDSHMNILEISILDKNYKVLLNATKDNKFEDKDYYKYLSSIDKNETYFSNIDLKTTNKDIVYPLVHSLKIAKKVDGYIIFLEININDLINSLKKFSYVIDKNNQIIFDKTNKYTWSKYYYPNINLKDNLTFLNEIVYKKELVFQNNYIYKFVDIDKNNYLIFLNSFENLNLNEFIDLYLYEILIVSILTLIISLVLSLLLTVPISNINEKLLIEKDSLYNSIKKKTLELDESLEIIDKHIMFLKMSKKHIIEDVSSYFCEIYGYQKEELLGQHYSILYSKDRYKQIKKEVFDKLPETKEWRGEVLAKKKDGEEYWVESYIKTDYEGTKLKSYTIIRKDISDNKKVEKLYEDLYYQIEQLNVIFQNVYSGISLIDLEGNIKKSNLAFCNMLGYKNDEITSINIFDLINTNNKNLLEKILKDLKDFGSISDMEFIFITKNEGEIYLNLSLKILPDRSNVVVVFNSLEDKRKLQELNQNLEQRVYEEVKKNIQKDKAHQEERLKNVKLTSIGTLAAGITHEINTPLTYLKGNFEMLQMDIDDVDDENLKNEMIESCTKISDAISRISVIVESMREMSQTSSEIKEKTNVFSTLVTSLTMAYNVSKQISRIYLNDNEFKLTNIKKDEMQFFAKIQKQRLEQVWIIIINNALDELKKIESYENRRLDIRIYEEDDFIITKFIDNAGGIKKEILAKIFEPFISSKEHSGMGIGLNIAKKIVDEQEGIMEAYNQDDGAVFEIKLQKAK